The DNA region GTTGAAATTTGTTTTGAACAATGAGATAGGCGAATCAGGTTTGATATATGTattttagaaagaaaagaacaacCTACCAAGAATAGTTTTGGAGGGAATTATTCATCTGCGAGACGTAGGAGCAGATGGTCAGACATCATTCATGTCATGTGACAATAACTTTACTAATTATAATGATGTTCTTCTTATGAGAGGGGTTCAGTTTTGGGCATTTTTTGAGCGAAAAACTTCCATccactttcttcttctctgcaAAATGAATTTTCGTGCATAATGCTCAAGCTGGCACCAGATAATTAAACTGGGTGTTAGATATATTCATTTATTCCCGCTCATATTGAGTCAATTCTCtcttttattgatttttctaagagaaatgatttttttgtCAAGTTAGTTTCTCAGAACGAGTATGTTTGGGTTGTTGATTGATGAGACAATAACAAGATTTATGCTTGCAATCCATTTTGAAATGTATGGAGTTTGATTCTTTATCATCTAGATTTCACTAACACCTTCTACAAATGTATGCAACTTCTGTTTTTCACTCAACTGGTATTGCTTTATCTGACACATGTTGAATCCACGATGCATGTGTCATCAGCTTATCAATGTTGGGGATAAGGAGTTCCGCTTTACATGGTCAAAGGAGTTCGGTGACCTTTGTGACATAtatgaggaaaagaaaagtggTGAGCATGGCAATGGTTTGCTTGTTGAATCTGGATGTGCGTGGCGCAAGCTGAATGTGCAGCGTATCTTGGATGAGTCAACCACAACCCATGTCAAGATGCTATCAGAGGAGGCTGTGCGCAAGACTAAAGCACGGAAGTAAGTATGCAGCAAATGCTCctgtcattgtaatttattttaaatgtcATTAGTTTATCATCATAGTGAAAGTGGGAAAAAGGTCACGGCGTGTGGAGAATGCTTTCTTTTAACAAAATTTGTGTTTCCAATAGTCGTCCAGGCAGCAACATGCAGACAGAGATTTAGCTATGCATGGTTTTTGACAGTATGATGAGGTAGTGATAGAGAGGGTAGAGTGAGAGTTTAGCTATGCATGGTTTTTTGACACTAGACATTAGGTATTATGCTACCTAATATGCACCCTCTTCTCCAATCTCCTTGTTGCATGCTTATAAATTCATTAGCATACCTCATAGAGACTCtgaatatgattttaattgataattTTCTGCTGATGACAGGGCTATTGTCTTGGACCATGGGAATCCTGTTATGAAGAGTCAAATAAAGCAACTAGCTGCTGTTGAGGGTAAGCTTCGGTTAGTGTTTGCTGCACTTTTCAGTGTGTTCTTACTATTGGTGGTACATACTCGTTATAAACTAATTTTTTGGTCAAACAGCCATTTGTTGGATTTGTGCTATTATATGATTTCTGAAGTTTGATATGAccagtttttgtttttggaagGATGATCTTTTCAGTTGCAAACATTGACATGAAATTGTTTGTCAAGTTTCTATTGTCTTGACTTGAATATTCTTTGTAATCCCTGTATATGCCGTGTTATATAGACATACCCCTAAAAGatttcccttttccttttccttttccttttccagcCACTTCCAATTGGAGAATGGGGTTTAAAAGGAAAGAACCTCCTCCCAAAAAGCGCAAAGTGGATCCACCACATGGTAACTTGGTCATTTTTAATCTCATTAGACTTGTCAATTGTGTATTCTGAGTCCGAGGTTCCCGGCTTAAATTTAGAGTACTAAATCTAGCCTCTGAAAGTCTAAACCTTTGGTGGACTCTTTGTCAATATATCAACTTCTATAATTGAATTTTGCAGTTTCTTCTGGAAGTCTTAAACCTGCATTTAAGCCAGGATTATCCTCAAATCCAAAAATTGCTGGGAAAGGTATACGTGCAATCTCACCTATAGCTTCTTCCCCTGACCAATTCCGAGCATCAGCATCCCCGTCTGCGGCTGTAAATATCTCTAAGACTAATGCCACTACTGAGGATGCTGGGCCTAGTGGTCAGTTGAGCAAAGAGGATACTACCACTGCGGAGAGAGAGATCCCAACCAAGCCTAGTGTTATGGCATCTGATAGGTCAGGACACAAAGTAGACATTGGTTCCAAGCCTATGGATTTGCAGAGCATGCTGATTAGTCTACTCAAGGACAATCCAAAAGGGATGAGCATAAAGGTTAGTCTAGATATACGAAGCTAAAACTTTTGTTGTTTAATATAGCATTCTATGATCGGGATGGGGGGAGTTCATCTTGACAAGGAGTGATATGTATGACTATGTTAGTGATTGTCTATAATATGCTGATATTTTCTACATGTTTATCTAATAGGCTTCTTgttattttgctttttctaCTATGTACTTTCCAGGCCTTGGAAAAAGCAATTGGATATACAATTCCAAACTCTGGAAAAAAGATTTTAAGCCGGGTGAGTGACGGGGAGCCTTGTGATATTGGttttttgagaaaatgaaaagaggtcatgtaattttcttttgatcctCAGATTGCAACTTATCAAGCTCCAGGAAGATATTTGCTAAAACCTGGAGTGGAGTTGGAAGGATTTAAGGGACCATCACCAGGAAGTGGAAGGTATTGGCTACGTCAAACTCTGCTCTTTGTTTCTCTTTCCTTTAAGTTGTGAAGATGACTTTTGTTTTATCAGCTGCCATTATGATCATAGAAGTTCATAACATGGGTTTAAACTCATATTACATTGTAGCATTCTGTAAGGACCATGTGAAAGTTAGATGTTTGATGCTTGACATCTAGGGGGCTAGAATATAAAACTTGATGAAGAAGGGAGGAGGATAGGTTTGGCAGTTTAAGCTGGCATATCTTATCATGGAACTACACGTGAATATATGAAACATTTTCTATCAAAATGATCTATTAAGAAGGCTTTTTCAACTTGCGGTTATTCAGTAACGCTTTATTTCTCCGTCTTTCTATCAGTCTTTTACTTTTGGGGATTTACATTGTGTGCTTGTTGTGGTGTCCGTTTTTGCTCTTCCAGCTCTTTTGAAGATGACAATAACCAAGTACCAACATTTGAAGAGAATTTCGATCAGACTCCTGGACCAGAACCTACCTTTCCCAAGGAAGTACAACCAAATAACGGGCTTGCCCAAGTAAATTCTGCAGTTCAAGGAGATTTAGACGCATCAGAGAATGTTGATATTGAACAGCATTCACCTGACCTTTTTGGGGACAAGAAGGATTCCAATAACAGTGATGGGCGGGCAGACAGCTCCAGTGATAGTGGAAGTGACAGTGACAGTGGTAGCAGTAGCAGTGATAGCAGAAGTGACAGTGGAAGCCCAAGCAGAAGCAGAAGCAGAAGTCGGAGCAAAAGCCCCATTGGAAGTGGAAGTGGAAGCAGCAGTGATAGTGATAGTGATGCTTCTTCCAATCAGGAGGGATCTGATGAAGATGTGGATATCATGACCAGTGATGATGATAAAGAACTGAAGCATAATATTCAAGACCCAGGACCCGCATTTCCTGCTTCAACCCCTGATGGTGGAATTTTGGATATTGATGGGATTGATGAGAAGCATGATGGGCTTGAGTCAGATACTGTGGACATTGATGTCGTTGATGAAGGGGACTATGGACATGGGGCAACTGCTGAAGAAACGAAGCATATCTCACCCGGTCAAAATCGCGAGCGGCAGAATTTCATTGGGAGTTTGTTTGATGAGGAGGAAACTGCGTATGAGGACAACTTCAAGCAGGAACAGTCGGACAGTTCTGAGAGAGCTTCGAGAGGTCAAACTACAAGAGCATATAATTCCAGGCACTCCGATGTGAATTCTGAACGGGTGAAAAGATTGAAGACAGAAAATTATTCTCAATCTGCAGTCCCACAGGGTGGCGATGGCCATTATTCTATGAGCCCTCGTGATTTATCTCCCGGTAGGCATAATGAGGATCTGTGCCAGAGTCCTGCGGGTAGAATGCCGAACAGAGTTGACAGAGATGTGAATACTCGGTTTAGCATTCAAAAGGGAAGCCAAGCATTTTCTGAAAAGCCTAGTTTGCATTCACAACAACTGAGCCGTAGATCACATGATCAAGGCTTTTCAGGATCAATGACCAATGATATTTCAGGTAGACCAAATAGGCAAGCAGAGAGCTGGAGCCATGGGCGTATCCCCATGCAAAAGGAAAGATTGGTTATAGAAGCTCAGTCTGAAGGTTATGGTGCTGCTGAAAGGGGGCCAAGGAGTAACAAAGAAGGCAGTGGTGGCAAACATTCTGTGCCCTCTGATTCACCTTATGATAAATCTGGTGAGACAGCAGGAAATAATCTGAAGAATGTTGGACAGGTCTCGAGTATGCAGATAGGGTCTTCTCGAAAAGATATTAATGGAGCTGGAGTAGAAAGATCTGCTCTTGTTAATGGAAGAGGAGGTGCTATACTGCAAAGGGAGTT from Punica granatum isolate Tunisia-2019 chromosome 3, ASM765513v2, whole genome shotgun sequence includes:
- the LOC116201828 gene encoding uncharacterized protein LOC116201828 isoform X1; the protein is MFGGSSKVGRGGGRGGAGGGSKRFPAPPLQPTRPALPSAGRLSLSGGPRNRNTGPAAAAPPSVEETFSLVSGNNPLAFAMIIRLTPDLVEEIRRVEAQGETAKIKFDANPKNPSGNLINVGDKEFRFTWSKEFGDLCDIYEEKKSGEHGNGLLVESGCAWRKLNVQRILDESTTTHVKMLSEEAVRKTKARKAIVLDHGNPVMKSQIKQLAAVEATSNWRMGFKRKEPPPKKRKVDPPHVSSGSLKPAFKPGLSSNPKIAGKGIRAISPIASSPDQFRASASPSAAVNISKTNATTEDAGPSGQLSKEDTTTAEREIPTKPSVMASDRSGHKVDIGSKPMDLQSMLISLLKDNPKGMSIKALEKAIGYTIPNSGKKILSRIATYQAPGRYLLKPGVELEGFKGPSPGSGSSFEDDNNQVPTFEENFDQTPGPEPTFPKEVQPNNGLAQVNSAVQGDLDASENVDIEQHSPDLFGDKKDSNNSDGRADSSSDSGSDSDSGSSSSDSRSDSGSPSRSRSRSRSKSPIGSGSGSSSDSDSDASSNQEGSDEDVDIMTSDDDKELKHNIQDPGPAFPASTPDGGILDIDGIDEKHDGLESDTVDIDVVDEGDYGHGATAEETKHISPGQNRERQNFIGSLFDEEETAYEDNFKQEQSDSSERASRGQTTRAYNSRHSDVNSERVKRLKTENYSQSAVPQGGDGHYSMSPRDLSPGRHNEDLCQSPAGRMPNRVDRDVNTRFSIQKGSQAFSEKPSLHSQQLSRRSHDQGFSGSMTNDISGRPNRQAESWSHGRIPMQKERLVIEAQSEGYGAAERGPRSNKEGSGGKHSVPSDSPYDKSGETAGNNLKNVGQVSSMQIGSSRKDINGAGVERSALVNGRGGAILQREFSGLELGELRPEEAPLKRPFERKGSFKQSEHKSNNSENRSMDPGRRKTPGKLNIDSGKPSTPNLSRKRTTERREDDSTVPVPQGMQSQLQYPTKGDHGDGSAQISKKVNVSKSMRNGPQQLDSTQGLLSQSVKDSKNQAGNINTCMSNGQKEAGSADYGGGLKQRESSSDENSCSYSKYDKDEPDLKGRIKDYSQFEEYVQEYRDKYESYCSINKILENYRNKFQKMGKELEFAKGRDLERYNKALAQLRDSYRRCGVKHKRLKKIFVVLHQELKHLKQMMNEFAQTYSKD
- the LOC116201828 gene encoding uncharacterized protein LOC116201828 isoform X2: MFGGSSKVGRGGGRGGAGGGSKRFPAPPLQPTRPALPSAGRLSLSGGPRNRNTGPAAAAPPSVEETFSLVSGNNPLAFAMIIRLTPDLVEEIRRVEAQGETAKIKFDANPKNPSGNLINVGDKEFRFTWSKEFGDLCDIYEEKKSGEHGNGLLVESGCAWRKLNVQRILDESTTTHVKMLSEEAVRKTKARKAIVLDHGNPVMKSQIKQLAAVEATSNWRMGFKRKEPPPKKRKVDPPHVSSGSLKPAFKPGLSSNPKIAGKGIRAISPIASSPDQFRASASPSAAVNISKTNATTEDAGPSGQLSKEDTTTAEREIPTKPSVMASDRSGHKVDIGSKPMDLQSMLISLLKDNPKGMSIKALEKAIGYTIPNSGKKILSRIATYQAPGRYLLKPGVELEGFKGPSPGSGSSFEDDNNQVPTFEENFDQTPGPEPTFPKEVQPNNGLAQVNSAVQGDLDASENVDIEQHSPDLFGDKKDSNNSDGRADSSSDSGSDSDSGSSSSDSRSDSGSPSRSRSRSRSKSPIGSGSGSSSDSDSDASSNQEGSDEDVDIMTSDDDKELKHNIQDPGPAFPASTPDGGILDIDGIDEKHDGLESDTVDIDVVDEGDYGHGATAEETKHISPGQNRERQNFIGSLFDEEETAYEDNFKQEQSDSSERASRGQTTRAYNSRHSDVNSERVKRLKTENYSQSAVPQGGDGHYSMSPRDLSPGRHNEDLCQSPAGRMPNRVDRDVNTRFSIQKGSQAFSEKPSLHSQQLSRRSHDQGFSGSMTNDISGRPNRQAESWSHGRIPMQKERLVIEAQSEGYGAAERGPRSNKEGSGGKHSVPSDSPYDKSGETAGNNLKNVGQVSSMQIGSSRKDINGAGVERSALVNGRGGAILQREFSGLELGELRPEEAPLKRPFERKGSFKQSEHKSNNSENRSMDPGRRKTPGKLNIDSGKPSTPNLSRKRTTERREDDSTVPVPQGMQSQLQYPTKGDHGDGSAQISKKKEAGSADYGGGLKQRESSSDENSCSYSKYDKDEPDLKGRIKDYSQFEEYVQEYRDKYESYCSINKILENYRNKFQKMGKELEFAKGRDLERYNKALAQLRDSYRRCGVKHKRLKKIFVVLHQELKHLKQMMNEFAQTYSKD
- the LOC116201828 gene encoding uncharacterized protein LOC116201828 isoform X3 → MLSEEAVRKTKARKAIVLDHGNPVMKSQIKQLAAVEATSNWRMGFKRKEPPPKKRKVDPPHVSSGSLKPAFKPGLSSNPKIAGKGIRAISPIASSPDQFRASASPSAAVNISKTNATTEDAGPSGQLSKEDTTTAEREIPTKPSVMASDRSGHKVDIGSKPMDLQSMLISLLKDNPKGMSIKALEKAIGYTIPNSGKKILSRIATYQAPGRYLLKPGVELEGFKGPSPGSGSSFEDDNNQVPTFEENFDQTPGPEPTFPKEVQPNNGLAQVNSAVQGDLDASENVDIEQHSPDLFGDKKDSNNSDGRADSSSDSGSDSDSGSSSSDSRSDSGSPSRSRSRSRSKSPIGSGSGSSSDSDSDASSNQEGSDEDVDIMTSDDDKELKHNIQDPGPAFPASTPDGGILDIDGIDEKHDGLESDTVDIDVVDEGDYGHGATAEETKHISPGQNRERQNFIGSLFDEEETAYEDNFKQEQSDSSERASRGQTTRAYNSRHSDVNSERVKRLKTENYSQSAVPQGGDGHYSMSPRDLSPGRHNEDLCQSPAGRMPNRVDRDVNTRFSIQKGSQAFSEKPSLHSQQLSRRSHDQGFSGSMTNDISGRPNRQAESWSHGRIPMQKERLVIEAQSEGYGAAERGPRSNKEGSGGKHSVPSDSPYDKSGETAGNNLKNVGQVSSMQIGSSRKDINGAGVERSALVNGRGGAILQREFSGLELGELRPEEAPLKRPFERKGSFKQSEHKSNNSENRSMDPGRRKTPGKLNIDSGKPSTPNLSRKRTTERREDDSTVPVPQGMQSQLQYPTKGDHGDGSAQISKKVNVSKSMRNGPQQLDSTQGLLSQSVKDSKNQAGNINTCMSNGQKEAGSADYGGGLKQRESSSDENSCSYSKYDKDEPDLKGRIKDYSQFEEYVQEYRDKYESYCSINKILENYRNKFQKMGKELEFAKGRDLERYNKALAQLRDSYRRCGVKHKRLKKIFVVLHQELKHLKQMMNEFAQTYSKD